Below is a genomic region from Drosophila kikkawai strain 14028-0561.14 chromosome X, DkikHiC1v2, whole genome shotgun sequence.
GCAAAAAAACACGTAAGCCATATTGTAAGTTTGTAACTAAACCGAGaccaccattaaaaaaaaaaaacaaaaaaacaaaaccaaaacaaagcctaagcaaaagcagcaataaacagcaacagcagcaaattCAAAAACAGCCCCTGTTCCTCCAGACCAAGCTAGAAAAAGTTCCTATTATTTCCTTTATCTCCCCCCAGAGGAATCCCAAAGCCCTACCAAACAACCAAGAAGAATCAATCTACTATATATCTGAAGAGAAATCTCCATTTTGGCTTTGCTGACTGCGCtccaaatttgattttgatttcgaACTAAAATATAAACCGTAGTGGTCATGTTTAGTTAGTTAAActcgaataaaaaaaaaaaacaacaaaacaaaaaactaagaaaaaaagataataatatatataataaatatgcaaaaatccGTATATTTAAGTCTCTCTCTTGAGCTATCTGTCCTACCCAATCTTCTGTCtgtagttatatatatatattaaataatataatatatatattatttagtgCCAGTGCATGCAATTCCCTTCCCAAAATCTCCTCCCTCCAAAGTATGTAGCCTGTGAATGCTGTAGATGTGTCGCAAAACTCTCTCTCTGAGATTTCTGCGGCATTTCGCTgatatatcttttatatagAGACTTGATATTTGCCGCTTTATCTTTCCTTCGTCGAGCATGAACCCAGCCTTTTTCCATCTCTCTATCAATCTATACATCTTTATAtctatacaaatatatatatgtttttgttctttattttctaATGCAGATAAAAAGCCTTCCGGCAAGTCAAAGGACGAGCAGATGGCCGAGAAAaagcaggagctggagaagcGACTGCAGGATGTCACCGGCCAGCTGGGGGCAAGCAAGAAAACCGCCAAGAAAGGTATGTTAAACCttaatataacagtttataacaGAATACAGATATGTTCTTAAAgttgtttcttttatattaattaattatcttTCATAACATTACTCTCCTCGCTCTCTGCAGACGAATCGAACAAGGTGGAGGCCATTCAGCCAGCGAATCCTGTGTCGTCGAGCTCCAGTTCCAGCGATTCATCGTCGTCAAGTTCGAGTGATAGCAGTTCGAGTGACTCGAGCGACAGTGAAGCAGGTTAGGACgcgttttgtttgtttgttttattttataaagtctatttttttttaataataagatACCTAGAGATAGGgcaaatacatatacatatataaatatatacatatatatttagttatgaataaatatatatatatgtatatgtagatatataaGTATGTTGTTTAAGAATCAAACAACATAACTCactaaacaaaaagaaaaaacggaTACGGATACCGATTCCGAtacagaaacacacacacacacacgacacCTATACAACGTTTTACAACTTTTAACGGAAACAGAAACGGAAACACACCTAAAAACCTTCactaataaagaaaaacagtCGCCGCataatcatttttttaaattctattatAACGTGTTAACACTGGAAGACCGTACATATTAAGGACATCATGAAGACTCTAACGAGTAGCGAGTAGAAAAGCCGTTGAATTGTgtaaaaagagaaagagagagagagagagagagagagagctagaGCTAGAGCTAGCTAACTTTGCTGCAGATCAGTTTCAGGAGATTTTGGATTAATTCGATTGGATATAGGTTTATCTAGTTATAAATGTAGCTTAACCATACCCCCATACCCTAACCTTAATCCAATTTAGCGAGTATCTCTAGGGTTTTATCCTGCGATTGATTGTGTTTCTAAAAGTTCAGTATCAAGACCACCACGAAAATCCAACTTCATATCGAATTAGAGCGAGATGGACGTATattgaaagagagagagagaggaagggGTATGATGGCCAATTGTACTATTGTTAATAAaccatatacacacacacacacccacacacgcacccttattaatttattgaacTTAGCgcattttgtttatgtttttgtgtgctaaaatatataccaaCGGAAAAGATAAATTTCCAGCAAAGGAATATATGCGATATTATGTTTACACCCGTCTGATTCGGCAATAGAAATGACCAACTCTGGTGAATATTACTTtttatctaattttttttttttttttttttttgtatttgtttagaATTTTCAAGAACCAAGTTCATGACAAAGTGCAATATGCATTTACTCTAAGAAAACAAATGCAGCGAAAGAGTGAAAGATTTATAGAATTTCGAATCATGAGAGAAATCGGGACAATTATGGTAAAATATATTCAGAAGAGATTGTagaaaaaattcaataaataaaagattgTGAAGATTGTTCAACAAATTTGCAGAAAGATGAATCTATATAGTTTGGAGAGATCCAGAGTTGGTGGTAAAGGCAGGATCAGGCGGGTGTAGAGACTAAAGGAGCGACCATATATAAAGAACACCCATAGTACCCATAAAACCCCCCTCATTAAACACCGTTTTTactgacgacgacgacataGACGAGACAACATGAACATGAACATGAACACACATCGGCAAAACTTTATATaatcgatttatatatatataaattttaggtatagtatatacttaattatatatacacaaacacacatatatatatatatatatatatatatatatatatcatatatctatagacatatacatatacattatgtatatatatatggcgTATATAGATATTGTATTTAAGCATTTGTAGGtattaaacaaattgtatTTGTAAATGAAAAACTATCTAAAAATTAGAATAATAAGAGAACACACAACTCTTTACTAATTTTAAgtcatttttgaaaaaaaaagaaagaaaaacaaatcttgaaaaaaaaagaacaagcaAAAACCAGCTTATTATTACCAAtaatatgattattattattattattattatgattatgattattatgAGAATATGCTGAAAAAAATCGTGAAGCAATTGTGTATTGGGGGCAGCCAATCTGAAAAAGAAAgtaatgaatatatattccaactccaaccaaccaaccaatcAATCAATCTATCAaccaatcaatcaatcaatcaaccaaccaaccaaaccaaaaccaaccaatcaagtcaatcaatcaatcgatCAACCAAAACTCTccatcaaatcaaatcaataaCAAACAGAGCAACAATTGCATGattgacaaaacaaaaatgatcAACGAATAAATCGATTATAAAAAATCTATCATTCACgcccacacacaaacaaacacacacacgtccACACATCATGATATATAAACCCCataaccataaaaaaagaaagcaaatgAATAGAGGCAGCTCAGGATCATGTTTATGATCACGTTCACACGTACTCCTCACCTCATCTCAAGGCAACTAGTCCCCTCCTAATCTATATCATCCATGCACTGCCCGGTGGAATCAGTTCTTAAAACAAACCCCCCTCTAGGTTACCTTCTGTGCCAATTCCATAATGTTTCTAGTCCAATCTCCCGATGTTTCCCTCACACAAACATCTTCTATCGGTCTTCAtaacttgatttttttttgtaatatttttgaaacccacacactcacacaacCACAAAAAATAACCTCAAAGAACtatgtgtaaaatataataataataatgaaaatgaaacaaTGAATAATAAcccccaaaaataataatatgaaaaACTGATTGAACCAAAAATGCAAGCAAAATtaccacatatatatatgtatatatatatttatatatatttatatgtatctatatatatctatatatgtatatatgtctaaagagtatatagaaaaagccaatatgcaaaatatatatttgaaaattctCGATACACTTGCAGACAATGTGTAAAAACCAAGAAAGTATGAAAAgcttcaaaaaacaaaaaaacgaaatcgaaatcgaaaaagaaaagaaatgagagaaaaataagaaagaaatcAAACAAACACCAAAACCACAAAAGCgtaactaaacaaaaaactacgtAAGGATCGAATACGTaaggagaaagagagagtaaacgtaaggagagagagagagagagagagagagagagagagagagagagagtaaacGTAAGGAGAAAAAAGTAAACGTAATGGGGGATAGAGAGAACAAGTAAAGTGTGGCAATGAATGAAGATACAAGACAGAGAGAGACcaaaaaggagagagagagagagaacagTCAGGGGGATagaacatttaaaaaacacCCATATTAAGACTTAAAATGACTCCGTTATTTATTGTTTAGACCGTTTGTTACATAACCTAAACCCATCCCGCGTTTCCTGCTGGCACAAAATGGAACTGGAACACACGACAACTAGCTCAATTCGTGAACTCTAGTTCGCCTCCGTTATCCTTCTTATCCTTCTCACACACTCATATATATAtgagtatatatacatatatatatatatatcgcttATAATCGTTGttgtcatttaatttatgtgtaaaaacaaagaaatatgaAAGAAATGCTTCCAAGTAACTTCCATCAACTTGATATCCTTCCTCCGATTAGCTAAGGGAAAAGGTTAGATGTGCTAATAAGAATGTATAGAAGGGAAAATGGGAACAGTCGAAATCCATATAGAGTAATAGAAATAATCAGGATTCCATCCCTTTTCaaatctctttctctcccacTTCCTATGTGTGGCTCGAACTCTCTCTCCCACACTCTGTCGCTCTTTCCTTCTGTCGCACTTGTCCTTGTTTTCGTCTCTGTCTGTTAGTAGTCACGTTATAATAACGGTAAACGAGAGAAGCGTAACGGAACGTAACGACAGGAAGAGCTCTCTCCAAGCGTACGTAATACGTAGAGTTCTTTTGGCCTATATCCAAACTCCAACTAGTTCTACATACAAAGCTATATAGTAGGgtgtacatatttacatagaTGTATCCAGCAGCTAAACATTGATCAAAATCAGAGAGaggtataaataaaaaaaaaaaaaaaaactaaaaaagaaaaaatagaaaacaaataattaaatgtaatttgaaagcattttattatttatttttcggcTGTCGGCTTTCCCCTTTACACATTGTTTGCAcgtttttttcaaaatataataaaaaaaagaaaagaaaaaatatattatatatatacaaaaatatacaaaaaaaaaaaaaaaaaaaaacaagaaatgcatagaagaggaggaggattGATTAATGATAAACGATGATAATgcaatggaaataaataagaaatgaatgcataaaatcaatttaaatataaatttgtactatttaattaaatcaaatgaaaacgCAAGGAGGAAAAATGGAAGCGAACGAGAAACCAACAAGAGCAACAAACTGATAATAAACGACGACAAACAAGAGAAACAGCCACACACAATGTAATcaatattactttaaaaaaatcaagttgAAGATAAATCTGAGAAAGAGAGCAAGTAGAGAAAGCAAGCAGTGTCAGAAGAAGTTTGAGAACAGGCAGAAGAATTCGAGCAATTCTACATTTAGGTTTTACTTGAGACCACTTGCGCGTTTTCTTTacttttgtttcttttcaattttttatttatcgacCGATTAgctcttgtatattttccttGCTTCAGTCAAGTCACCCTTCGGTTAAAATTCCAATTCCAACTCGAAGTCTATATCGAAAACCCCTTCTCCCCCATTGCATTGTGAGATTGTTTTGTTGTAAGCTTAATacttgtgtttattttttttgtttagcttttagTTAAGGACTAGCGAAGAAAATGGCAGTAAACAcgctcaaaaaataaaaaacgagtCTTGTAAGAACAATTTCGTAAGGAACgttgtgaaaaaaaaacataaaaaaagaaagaagaaaaaaaaaacattaaaatcaaaacaaaaaaataaaacaaacagtgcatttttggtttcaatttcagtatatatatttatatatatatataagataaaGGAAAAGTATGGGGGGAGGCAAGCCGatacataataaaatataaaataaaataaacgcaGAGATAAATAGTAAAAATCTTAGGGAAAGCAAGAAGAAAGGGAGACACACATAGACGAGACATAACAGGaacacaacaaacacaaacacacatttaGCATTATAAAAAACTTACATAAACAAgcatacatttaaatatttatagtaaaataaaaaacacaaacaataataatatttattattacaaaatggcaacaacaaacaacaactaaaaactaaactaaaaaaaacgcaatgaatacaacaacaaacaaacaaaaaagaagaaaaaaaaaaacacgaaaaatgagaagaaaaatgaaaagaaaatgtttattaaaaaagtaaaaaaaaaaaaaacaacgtgTGTTTCCTCATTATCCCCGCCCCACCCCAAAACTACCCATTTCTATTCacaggaagaaaaaaatatttaactgaattaaaaacatataattaAGTGAAAAAACCGATAAAAAATCGATTGGAGCTTGGTTTGGTTGCAATTCCATTTTCCCGATTATATCGATATCGATTATACATTTTGGCGCCTTTTCTGCTGGTGTGGAGTGAGACAGGACGAGCTTTTCGGGGGTCTTGCTGttctttttttccccccttcTGCAGAAagcacagatacagataaaTATAGAGatacagagaaagagagggagagaaagaagAGAGTGTGTGGGCGAAAAAGGCAGATAGGAAGAGAAGAGCTCCGATAACCCGATAACCGATATCCCGTCACCAACCCATCACGAAACACAATTGCTTCATCGAAACTCGGCATTGTAAGAGGTATTTTAAAGACACCTATAATCTAAAATCTATAAACATATCTGTAGATCATGTGCTGTTTGTAtgctatatatgtacatacatatataatctCTATACCAGCACCAGGATGAATCCCACTAtatgaattaattaagaaaatgttcAGGTTTAGGGATCAAATATGACAATTTCATCCTGAAACCTTGTAAGTCTTCTAGAAAActgttttcaaataatttataatagtttaaaatgcaatttgtatttaatatttataaaagaacTAAAACTTATTATCATATAGGATTCATCCTGGCGCCTTAGCTCCTTTAGCTTTTCCTGCTTTCCATGATCTCCTTTGCTCCTTTGACATTTGTGCTTATTTGTGTATTCTTCTGCCTTTTTCCTGAAACAGGTGACGGTGATGAGCGACCGCCGCGCAAAAAAAAGTCCCGAGACTCGAATGGCAGCAATGTAAGTAACAAGGACTATATAATAATGATATATATGggacatatatataataaaaaattaaataattgggGAGGACCGCAGACAGACAGGCAGAAAAAGCACCAATGGAATTTTTGGCAATGGAATATGGATTACAATTTTGTTAATGTTACAGaacctttaatttttaatgatttttttttcttattacattaaaaatttgaGAGAAAATTTAACTCTTTGTTGATTCCTTTCCAAGCTTTGCCTGCAATGTACAAGCAAACAGACTTATTAAGTTCCACTCTCTGGAAGAGCCTTTCTCCTTTTTCTCTCTTGTATTTAAGCTTTGGCTTAAGCTTTGTTTATCGAAAGAAAAAGTCcgttaaatagattttttcgttttttatttttttaatcaatctttaatatatatatttccattgCCAAATCCAAAGAGAAGAACTAAAAACCAGAATATAAACACACTGTAACTGAGTTTGAATGTTGTAATAACAACTTGAGTCTTGAATGTAACATTTATTCATTACCTAATTCTCTTTCCCTTCGTTGTtcccttttgttttgtgttatCCTTTTGCCGGGATATATCAGGTAAATAATCCTAGTTTGACCACAGTCCTGGGCGGcgccggaggaggagcagcaggaggcgGCAGCGTTCCAAGCGGCGGTCTCACGCCAATTTCGTTGATGAACCTGGAGCATGTCCTGAACGCCAATACACCCACATCACACACGTGTAAGTAATGTCCTTGAATCATTTCCTTTGCCGGATTAATCCTTTATTCAAGTTTGTAACTAACTGAGTACCTTCTTCCTCCTTGCTCTCCCCTTCCTCCTTCCCCTTGTCTACAGCCTACATGTTTGGCAATGCCAATCCGCTGACGGCGGCCGCCATGctcaacaataacaataagacGACGCTGCCCGGCAGCAATTtcagtggcggcggcggcggcaacatgCTGCACGGTGCTGGGCCAGTGCGTGTTGGTCCTGGCTCggctggtgctgctgcagcagcaaagAACGGTGCAACCAACGAAGATCTGGGCAAGGTGCCGccagtttccgtttccgttaaTCTGGGCACGCAGCAGCATGGCTATCCCGGCAGCAGTGCTGGAGGCGGAGGTGTCCAGGCTGCCGGTGGCGGTGGCATACGGATAGCTAGCAATCTGCACAAGCCACCCGGCGGCATTGGCGGTGATCTGGGCGAGCATCATACGGCACTGGCGGCTGCTTTGTTGTCCAGCAACCAGAACAATGGGGCTCAGAACACAAACACCAGTCATCCAGTGGGCGTCCATGGGGATGTGATGGCCAATGCCTCGTTGTCTGCGGGTCTCAAGCAGATACCACAGTTCGATGATCCCGTGGAGCAGTCACTGGCCTCGCTGGAGTTCAGTGCCGGCTCCACGGGTAAGTCGTCAGGGTTACCGCTAACGGATAACTTTTTGATGCAGCCGGATGGggctcagcagcagcagcaacaacaacagcagcagcagcaacaggctTTTGCCCACTTGGACTATGTGAATGAGCTACTGATCAAGGGATCAACGGATGCTGTCAGCGGCATGAATGGCAATCATCCGCTGAACTTTGTGCTGGACATGGCGGCGGCAACGGCAAACCTGCAGAAGcatccccagcagcagcagcaacagcagcagcagcagcaggcgcacaATAACGGTTTCAATGTGGCCGACTTTGGCATGCCTGGTTTTGATAGTCTCAACATGACGGCCTCAGCATTCCTAGATCTAGAGCacacgctgcagcagcagcatcaacagcaacaccagcagcagcaacaacatcaacagcagcagcagcaacaccaccagcaacaacaccagcaacaacaccaccagcagcagcatcagcagcttacgcaacagcaactgcagcagcagcaacaacagcagcaacatctccagcagcagcagcaacatctccagcaacagcaacagcaggccaCCAACAAAATGCTGATCATACCCAAGCCCATAGAGTCGATGATGCCCAGTCCGCCGGacaagcagcaacagcagcagcagcagcaacagcatctccagcaacagcaacatctccaacagcagcagcaacaacaccaaaAGGGCATGCTCCCGCAACAGTCGCAACTGGACATGATGCTGGCCGCGGCGGCCAATTTCCAGGGCAAGCAGGTGCAGGCCTTCAAGGCCGCGGAACAGAACCTTAAGAATGCCAGCTCTTGGTCCTCTCTGGCCTCGGCCAGCTCTCCCTCGTCGCACACATCAAGCAGCTCGAGCAGCAGCAAGCCCAAGCCGGCCATGGACTCGTTCCAGCAGTTCCGCAACAAAGCCAAAGAACGCGATCGCCTCAAGCTGCTGGAGGCGGccgagaaggagaagaagcatCAAAAGGAGGCTGCCgaaaaggagcagcagcagcagcaacgcaaGCATCACAAGTCCTCCTCAtcttcgtcctcctcctcctcatcagcagcagccgcagcagctgctgcagcatcgcaagcagccgcagcagcggcggcagcggcagcagcagcatcagcagtaACCGCCTCTTCGGCTGCCGCCACGCAGGCAGCGGCTGTGGCTGTTTCGGCGGCTCCACCCACCTCATCCTCAGTGGCCTCCAGTGCCTCGAATGCCTCCGGAGGCAGCAGTAGTGGGGGAGGAGCAGGCGGTGGCCAGGCCAGCGGAGAACGTGAGCGGGAGAGGGGTGAACGTGAGCGGGAAAGGGACAGAGACCGTGAGCGTTCCGGCAGCGGTCAATCTGGAAAtggcaacaatagcaacaactCGGCGAATAGCAATGGACCCGGCAGCGCGGGCAGCGGGGGCAGTGGCGGTGGCACCGGCGGCAACAGTGGTCCTACCAGCACAGGTGGACccaacagcggcggcggcggcggcggtggcggtggtggcaATCCTAACAGCAATAGTAATGCTGCTGCCGCCCTGCTTAATGCCGGCAGTAACAGCAACAGTGGCGTTGGCAGCGGCGGTGCCGCAAGCagtaacagcaacagcagcgtaGGAGCCATGGTAGGCAGCGGCGGACCAGGATCTAATAGCCAGGGTAGCAGCGGTGGCGCTGGAGGAGGCACTGGCACTGTCGGCGGCAGTAATGTCATGGGAGGCGGCGCCCTGGACTATGGCCAGCAGGTGTCTGCAGCTACTCAGATGGCGCAGCATGTGGCCGCCAGTGTCGCTGCCCAGGTCATAATGGCCGCCTCGCCCCTGGGCGCCATGGAAAGCGGAAGGTAAGTGAGAGGCGAAGCAAAAAActatagaattttaaaatttaaaattgaaaaaatttctTCTAATTAAAGGAAAAGTGTTCATGATGCACAGCCACAGATATCGCGGGTGGAAGACATTAAGGCATCGCCGGGCGGCCAGGGCCAGAGTTCGCCGGCACAGCAATCGCCGCAGGATCGGGCGGCCGCCAAGCGCGCCGAACAGCGGCGGGCCGAGCAGGAGCGGCGCAGGCGCGAAGCGGTAAGTCACACCCTTAGAGTTACTCTCTGAACTCCAAAAACTCCAAACTTACAAAATTCTAAACTCTTCAAAATCGAAAATCTTTCAAATCTAAACTTTCGAAACTCTAAAATCTTTAAACGCTAACCTCTCCAAACTCTTAACTctctaaattataatttctccAATCTCCAAACCTCAAAAGCTAAACTCCGAACTCTCCAAAATCTAAACTTCCATATAGAAACTCACCAAAATTTCAAACTCTCCAAACTGTATACTCCCCAAACTCAACCTTGCAAGCTTTTAACTCTCcaaaatctcaaaaaaattgtatttctcCAAAACCTAAACTCTCCAAACTCTCTTGTCTTGCAGTTGGCTGGCCAAATCGATATGAACATGCAGAGCGATCTCATGGCTGCCTTTGAAGAGACGCTGTAGGCCAAGGCCAGCAAAGGCAACGGCGGCAACACCTTctcaaccagcagcagcagcagcgcctcCATAGAGACCACAAAGCGGCGAGGGCCAAGGCGACAGCAACGGACAACGTtggacaacagcaacaaaaagagGAGCTAGGACAGAAGCAGCCtcccaaataaaaacaaaagaaaaacaaaagcatcTATTTAAGAAGCATGGTTTTAAGGCGTAACTAAGCATACGTATATTTAGTGAGTATCTCTAATATATGCATAAAACATATACGAAAGGAGAGAGAGcggagagagaggagagagaggCAGAGCAGCAGCCAAGGAGAGAGCGGCCAgagagcagcagcggcggcggcagcagcagcagcagcagcaaatttcctttttgaaacacacacacacacacatttttttaacttaCGATTATTATGATTGTGTATTTACCAACTATTAAGCGGATAATAACGATTaatgattaaatattaagaacGAGGATGGTACGAGTACGATTATGTTTATGATGGACATTGCTTGTggttccaaaaaaaaaaaaaaaaaacaaaaacaaaaaagcaaaaaacaaaagcttattatgtttaatattattaattcacGTGTATAGGCAAGTTTAGTTGGTAAGATTTTTTCCCCCTTCATTGTATAAACACACCTATGCTTAGAGTtgttaactaatttaaaaactatacaaaaaaccacaaacaaaacgaaaatttacaaaatagaAGAATCCCAAAACAGAAGCGAgaaatcaatatatatattcttcttttttttttttgtaaaacttgcaattttaaatcattgtttttttttttttttttacccaaACACAACAgttgtaatttataatttatatctcacagacacacacacacgcatgaCTAGGATGAGATAGAGAGAGCATGGTTAAAGGAGAGGCTTCGGTAGGAAGCCGAGCTGGatggatatatataaaggCAACAAATGTAGTTCTTAAGTAGAAACGAAATTTTTTGTATGTAACGACGATGCAGTCccgtaaaaattataaaataaatataaatttcaaaacaaaaactaatttaaaaaagaagaaaaaaccaaacaagaaACGGAAcaagaaaatagaaaagatGTAATAAAAACGGAAgataacaaacaaacaaaaaaaacagcaaataatttataatttctttatcCTGAGAGAACCTTTctcccaacaacaacaacaacaaattgcagTGACAATTCATTCAGTAAGCTATATAATGTGGGAGCCTCCCAGTCCCCCAGTCCCCCAGTCCAGTCTGTCTGTTGCATTGTCTTCCAAAGTCTCAGCCTCACTTTCCATTCCATCTATCCAGCCTCCCAAGTGTGTGTCCTCTGTGTGTGTAAATATAGCTCCATTTGAGGGGAAGGAGTAGTGGGAATTATGCTAGCAACTATCTATGTGAAAGCTAACGACAGGATTCCAATTAATTCTTGTATATAGTAAAGTCTTCCCCTATATATTCTCCCCCTCAGTTGTTATATTGTCGCTGGCAAGGTTCATTTCGTTTTGTGTAAATTagagagaagagagagagagcgtgtGAGGAGAGTAGGAAggaattatatattataacaaaataaaccctaaatatatatagtatataaacaGAAGAAGCATACATCAGAAAAtaccacatatatatatatatctatatatatatatatatatatatacaagaaagagatacctttttttttctatacttAATTTTAGCATTTAATTCAGTGAGAGAGAAATGTACGAAAGCGAAATAAAACTTGagaaaaactaaatacaaaatacattaaaaaaaacaatataaaaacaaacaaaaaacaaatgaagtttttaattaaagaaaacctAACACAAcattaaatagaaatataatataatataatataataaatattatattttaacgAGCCAGTTCGAGTCCAATTTTTGATCAAAAGTGCCCAAAATCTCGAGCAAAGGATGCGTTTTTCTTTGGCATTAATTAGCAAT
It encodes:
- the fs(1)h gene encoding homeotic protein female sterile isoform X2, with amino-acid sequence MSSSEPPPRYEPPVEPVNGIVQPPVMPPAERPGRNTNQLQYLIKTVMKVIWKHHFSWPFQQPVDAKKLNLPDYHKIIKQPMDMGTIKKRLENNYYWSAKEAIHDFNTMFNNCYVYNKPGEDVVVMAQTLEKVFLQKVESMPKEELELEPVTAKGGKKKQRVPTTPKATGGASSASGGASSTPAVSSGAGKVPTAAAGAASSAQQLPGHAGATGASGGAATPGTGTGSGTQAARPVSAMGGTVSSTAGGAPSIPPISTMPPHTVPGSTNTTTTAMAGSAGGAGAAGNPNAVALMASLLNTGQAGAYPGAPGQTAVNSSSLLDGNSGAAAAAAVAAAAAAAAAAAAATGAAGGGAPPGAGGGGGGGVTIPAAAVNAANAVQAYVNSTAGVGVGVDTVIPPQQPAKIKKGVKRKADTTTPTANAFESPYAQMDSKSAKIATRRESNRQVIGKKGSGYTLSPLGAGLPGIGGLVGVGVAGGPGVVKSKEKLSDALKSCNEILKELFSKKHSGYAWPFYKPVDAEMLGLHDYHDIIKKPMDLGTVKRKMDNREYKSAPEFAADVRLIFTNCYKYNPPDHDVVAMGRKLQDVFEMRYANIPDEPVANAAHHHHSSHGHGHGHGHGHGGHGHGGHGGHGGYGGSASNKHDASDSSSEDSSDTENESNSDEERSAKLKMLESKLLGLQEEIRKLSEEASAKKKAKKKLKEKKKHIGGGSGSGSASHHGHASGPGGAGGLGAGTGSGPGLVSGVPGAGGVGALGAGGAAGANLSALLSGSLVGGAGGSSLTGGSGLPNVSGLHSQAHDVMGFGGAGGVGGPGFANVAAAVAAAGGKAGTLAGALAAGAAAGAGGTSTGGGASNSKGAKSKGQRGAKGGAVNAGGVGNSGAGGAGAAAAGTATGAGAVGAPGGGNASKRAKGSNSAGAGGGAGAAAAAGGGGNANANAGAGARGSSKKKPSQVMNFDSEEEDTAKPMSYDEKRQLSLDINKLPGDKLGRVVHIIQNREPSLRDSNPDEIEIDFETLKPSTLRELESYVASCLRKKTRKPYYKKPSGKSKDEQMAEKKQELEKRLQDVTGQLGASKKTAKKDESNKVEAIQPANPVSSSSSSSDSSSSSSSDSSSSDSSDSEAGDGDERPPRKKKSRDSNGSNVNNPSLTTVLGGAGGGAAGGGSVPSGGLTPISLMNLEHVLNANTPTSHTSYMFGNANPLTAAAMLNNNNKTTLPGSNFSGGGGGNMLHGAGPVRVGPGSAGAAAAAKNGATNEDLGKVPPVSVSVNLGTQQHGYPGSSAGGGGVQAAGGGGIRIASNLHKPPGGIGGDLGEHHTALAAALLSSNQNNGAQNTNTSHPVGVHGDVMANASLSAGLKQIPQFDDPVEQSLASLEFSAGSTGKSSGLPLTDNFLMQPDGAQQQQQQQQQQQQQAFAHLDYVNELLIKGSTDAVSGMNGNHPLNFVLDMAAATANLQKHPQQQQQQQQQQQAHNNGFNVADFGMPGFDSLNMTASAFLDLEHTLQQQHQQQHQQQQQHQQQQQQHHQQQHQQQHHQQQHQQLTQQQLQQQQQQQQHLQQQQQHLQQQQQQATNKMLIIPKPIESMMPSPPDKQQQQQQQQQHLQQQQHLQQQQQQHQKGMLPQQSQLDMMLAAAANFQGKQVQAFKAAEQNLKNASSWSSLASASSPSSHTSSSSSSSKPKPAMDSFQQFRNKAKERDRLKLLEAAEKEKKHQKEAAEKEQQQQQRKHHKSSSSSSSSSSSAAAAAAAAASQAAAAAAAAAAAASAVTASSAAATQAAAVAVSAAPPTSSSVASSASNASGGSSSGGGAGGGQASGERERERGERERERDRDRERSGSGQSGNGNNSNNSANSNGPGSAGSGGSGGGTGGNSGPTSTGGPNSGGGGGGGGGGNPNSNSNAAAALLNAGSNSNSGVGSGGAASSNSNSSVGAMVGSGGPGSNSQGSSGGAGGGTGTVGGSNVMGGGALDYGQQVSAATQMAQHVAASVAAQVIMAASPLGAMESGRKSVHDAQPQISRVEDIKASPGGQGQSSPAQQSPQDRAAAKRAEQRRAEQERRRREALAGQIDMNMQSDLMAAFEETL